From the Musa acuminata AAA Group cultivar baxijiao chromosome BXJ1-2, Cavendish_Baxijiao_AAA, whole genome shotgun sequence genome, one window contains:
- the LOC135600512 gene encoding plant cysteine oxidase 2-like isoform X1, with translation MRVDATLADREVREELATEKGKSSSKKRRQKKLASMPRAVQRLFETCKEIFAEGGPGIIPSPNDVERLRSFLDTLKPANVGLSSNMPFFRNVGMDGPPPVTYLHIYACPKFSIGIFCLPQAAVIPLHNHPGMTVFSKLLFGSMHIKSYDWVNDPQGSNEKIKSSSGACLARVNTDAIFKAPCETSVLYPTTGGNMHCFTAVTSCAVLDVLGPPYNDDEGRACIYYKEYAYSSFPGDAIVLSGESEEYAWLEERGSEPDDLVVRGAEYKGPKVVDC, from the exons ATGAGGGTCGACGCCACCTTGGCTGACCGCGAGGTAAGAGAAGAGTTGGCGACGGAGAAGGGCAAGTCATCGTCCAAAAAGCGGCGGCAGAAGAAGCTGGCATCGATGCCGCGTGCCGTGCAGAGGCTGTTTGAAACTTGCAAGGAGATTTTTGCTGAGGGTGGGCCTGGCATCATCCCATCACCGAATGATGTGGAGCGCCTTCGATCTTTTCTTG ataCTTTAAAGCCAGCAAATGTTGGTCTAAGTTCAAACATGCCATTTTTTCGGAATGTTGGGATGGATGGACCTCCTCCAGTTACATATTTGCACATTTATGCATGCCCCAAATTTTCG ATTGGTATCTTCTGCCTCCCTCAAGCAGCTGTCATTCCACTTCACAATCACCCAGGCATGACTGTTTTTAGCAAACTCCTTTTTGGCTCCATGCACATTAAGTCCTACGATTGGGTTAATGATCCTCAGGGCTCCAATGAGAAAATCAAATCCTCAAGTG GTGCATGTTTGGCAAGGGTGAACACTGATGCCATCTTTAAGGCACCCTGTGAAACATCGGTTTTATACCCTACCACTGGGGGTAACATGCATTGTTTTACTGCAGTAACCTCCTGTGCAGTGCTAGATGTCCTTGGACCACCATACAACGATGATGAAGGTAGGGCTTGCATTTACTACAAGGAGTATGCATACTCAAGTTTTCCAG GCGATGCAATCGTGTTGTCTGGTGAGAGCGAGGAGTATGCATGGCTGGAAGAGAGGGGAAGTGAGCCTGATGATCTTGTCGTGCGTGGTGCTGAGTACAAGGGCCCAAAAGTTGTAGACTGCTAA
- the LOC135600512 gene encoding plant cysteine oxidase 1-like isoform X2 produces MRVDATLADREVREELATEKGKSSSKKRRQKKLASMPRAVQRLFETCKEIFAEGGPGIIPSPNDVERLRSFLDTLKPANVGLSSNMPFFRNVGMDGPPPVTYLHIYACPKFSIGIFCLPQAAVIPLHNHPGMTVFSKLLFGSMHIKSYDWVNDPQGSNEKIKSSSVTSCAVLDVLGPPYNDDEGRACIYYKEYAYSSFPGDAIVLSGESEEYAWLEERGSEPDDLVVRGAEYKGPKVVDC; encoded by the exons ATGAGGGTCGACGCCACCTTGGCTGACCGCGAGGTAAGAGAAGAGTTGGCGACGGAGAAGGGCAAGTCATCGTCCAAAAAGCGGCGGCAGAAGAAGCTGGCATCGATGCCGCGTGCCGTGCAGAGGCTGTTTGAAACTTGCAAGGAGATTTTTGCTGAGGGTGGGCCTGGCATCATCCCATCACCGAATGATGTGGAGCGCCTTCGATCTTTTCTTG ataCTTTAAAGCCAGCAAATGTTGGTCTAAGTTCAAACATGCCATTTTTTCGGAATGTTGGGATGGATGGACCTCCTCCAGTTACATATTTGCACATTTATGCATGCCCCAAATTTTCG ATTGGTATCTTCTGCCTCCCTCAAGCAGCTGTCATTCCACTTCACAATCACCCAGGCATGACTGTTTTTAGCAAACTCCTTTTTGGCTCCATGCACATTAAGTCCTACGATTGGGTTAATGATCCTCAGGGCTCCAATGAGAAAATCAAATCCTCAAGTG TAACCTCCTGTGCAGTGCTAGATGTCCTTGGACCACCATACAACGATGATGAAGGTAGGGCTTGCATTTACTACAAGGAGTATGCATACTCAAGTTTTCCAG GCGATGCAATCGTGTTGTCTGGTGAGAGCGAGGAGTATGCATGGCTGGAAGAGAGGGGAAGTGAGCCTGATGATCTTGTCGTGCGTGGTGCTGAGTACAAGGGCCCAAAAGTTGTAGACTGCTAA
- the LOC135582431 gene encoding heterogeneous nuclear ribonucleoprotein Q-like — MPRTRASAAAAATNPEPANPAEPEEQVALDDPEEMMEEEVEYEEVEEEVEEEEEEVVEEEIEEELEEEEQETDVANGSNAGDAAGGDASMVEGEKDDDESKKHAELLALPPHGSEIYVGGIPHDASEEELRSFCEPIGEVTEVRVMKAKDSTENKGYAFVTFKTKELASKAIEELNNTEFKGKRVKCSTSQVKHRLFIGNIPRNWAEDDLKRTVTSIGPGIIKVELLKDPQNSSRNRGYAFIEYYNHACAEYSRNKMSSPKFKLDANAPTVSWADPRSGDSSSSSQVKAIYVKNLPKNVTQEQLKKLFEHHGEITKVVLPPAKPGHEKRYGFVHFKERSMAMKALKNTEKYEIDGDVLDCSLAKPPADNKKVEAGSSAQKAALLPNYPPGIGYGVLGGAYGALAPGFGQSMVYGRGQTPAGMAMVPMILPDGRLGYVLQQPGVPVASQQHGGNRGGSSSGGKSNDGGRGRRFRPY; from the exons ATGCCGAGGACAAGGGCaagtgctgctgctgccgctaccAATCCAGAGCCAGCGAATCCAGCTGAGCCTGAGGAACAGGTTGCTCTTGATGACCCTGAGGAAATGATGGAAGAAGAGGTTGAGTATGAAGAAGTTGAGGAGGAagtagaagaggaggaagaggaagttgTCGAGGAGGAGATTGAGGAGGAGCTTGAAGAGGAGGAACAAGAAACAGATGTTGCTAATGGAAGTAATGCTGGTGATGCAGCTGGTGGTGATGCTAGTATGGTAGAAGGTGAAAAGGATGACGATGAGAGTAAGAAGCATGCAGAGCTCCTTGCACTCCCTCCTCATGGATCAGAAATTTATGTTGGCGGCATACCTCATGATGCATCAGAGGAAGAATTGAGAAGCTTttgtgagccaattggagaggtgaCCGAG GTTAGGGTGATGAAAGCAAAGGATTCAACAGAGAATAAAGGTTATGCTTTTGTTACCTTTAAAACTAAAGAGTTGGCTTCAAAAGCTATTGAAGAACTAAATAACACCGAATTCAAG GGTAAAAGAGTGAAGTGTTCGACATCTCAAGTTAAACATCGGTTGTTCATAGGTAATATTCCTCGAAATTGGGCGGAGGATGATTTGAAAAGAACTGTGACAAGTATTGGTCCTGGTATAATTAAAGTGGAGTTACTGAAG GATCCACAGAACTCTTCTCGTAACCGGGGTTATGCTTTCATCGAGTATTACAACCATGCATGTGCTGAATACTCGAGAAATAAGATGTCATCTCCAAAGTTCAAGTTGGATGCAAATGCACCAACTGTGAGCTGGGCTGATCCTAGGAGTGGGGATTCCTCTTCTAGTTCTCAG GTAAAGGCTATTTATGTGAAGAACTTGCCAAAGAATGTGACACAAGAACAGTTGAAGAAGTTATTTGAACACCATGGTGAAATCACGAAGGTGGTACTGCCTCCGGCAAAGCCTGGACATGAGAAGAGATATGGTTTTGTGCATTTTAAAGAGCGCTCAATGGCCATGAAGGCACTCAAGAACACAGAGAAATATGAAATTGATG GTGATGTTCTCGACTGTTCACTAGCAAAGCCTCCAGCAGACAATAAAAAAGTTGAAGCAGGATCAAGCGCTCAAAAAGCTGCTTTGCTGCCAAATTATCCTCCTGGGATTGGATATGGTGTTCTCGGAGGTGCTTATGGTGCTTTAGCTCCAGGGTTTGGACAG TCTATGGTTTATGGAAGGGGACAGACACCTGCTGGCATGGCGATGGTGCCGATGATCTTACCTGATGGACGCCTTGGATATGTATT GCAACAACCTGGAGTGCCTGTGGCTTCACAGCAACATGGTGGAAACCGTGGAGGCAGCTCAAGCGGAGGGAAAAGCAACGACGGGGGCCGTGGGCGTAGATTCCGACCATACTAA